The Dethiosulfovibrio peptidovorans DSM 11002 nucleotide sequence GGACGACAAATTGTAAAAAATGTTATAGACTTCACAAAACTTCATGCCCCCCCTTGAGATCGCTCTACCACTCCCTTCGATCCATCAAAGCTACCGCCATCTATTCATACAGTCCAGGCAGAGCCAGGAATCGCCACCTTCGTCCGAGACGATAGGTCCATCGTAGACGGCTCTTTTCTCCTCCACAGCCCGGGCCAAATCGAAGGTCAAATAACCTCTGTATATTGGTAATACCCTGATTCCTCCGCATGAAGGACACTTTATATCGTCCATGTAATCGCACCTCCGACAAAAAACCCTGTAGACATTATACATGGAACAGTAACATCCTCCCAGTGGATAAGGCAAAAAAATCCCGGTCCGAAGACCGGGAAAATGGACGAAATATCGTGCCCCTACCTCTTAAAACCCAATTTTAGAGCTTTTATGTTATCGTCCCTGAACCTCTCGGGAGATAGATCCATCACCGCCGACGCCATGTCTTCCATGGAGATACCGGAGGAATCGGACGCCACCAAAGCCCCCAAGATCATCACGTTGAGGAAGAGAAACCGCCCCCCCATCTTCTCTCTGAGGATTCCATATCCGTCGACCGACAGGACTTTTATGTCCTTATCTCGAAGATATTCTCCCATTGTCCCTGTCTCGAATCTGGCTGGGTCGTCGCAGTTCACGATCAAGGTTCCGCCCGACCGAAGAAAGGACACGTTTCCTATCGCCTCGTCTGTATCGAAGGCCAGGAGGACGTCGGCATCCCCGCTCTGCACCAGAGGTCCGAAATGGTCCCCCGACTTGAAATGGCTTATGACCGAGCCTCCCCTTTGGGACATGCCGTGGACCTCGCTGCCGATTACCTTCTCGCCCCGCCTAAGGGCGATCTCTCCGAGCACCTTGCTGGAAAACAGTATGCCCTGTCCTCCGACTCCAACGATGACTATCTGCATTATCTGTCCCCTCCTTCCGGAACTATCGCACCCTTGGGACACACAGCTACGCATACACCGCAATTGACGCAATAGCGATCGTCCACCATCGCCTTACCGGTTGCCTGGTCCCAGACCAGGCCGGGACAGTTGAAATCCCTTATACAGATACCGCATCCTATGCATACAGACGGATCTACCTTCACAGGACGATACTCGGGCTTGACCTTGAGCATGGTTATACAGGGGTGACGGAATACTATGACCGCCGGCTCACCGTTGGAGGAAGCGTGTTCCCAGGCCTTTTCGATGGTCTTTTTGTTCTTTTCTATGTCGTAGGGATCCAAGACGGAAAGCCATTTCACGCCGCATCCCTTAACCGCTTCCTCTATGGAGACAGATACCCCTTCCTCGCCGGAACGCATTTTATCTCCCGTTCCAGGATGATCCTGTCCTCCGGTCATGGCCGTTATACGATTGTCCAGTATGACCAGAACGAAGGCGTGACGGTTGTAAACCGCCGTAGCCAGACCGGTCATCCCACTGTGGAAGAACGTGGAGTCACCAAGGGTGGCGAATATGGGGCGATCCGTCCCCTTGCCGTCGGCCTTGAAAGCCAGATATATGCCAGACGCGGCAGTGACCGATCCTCCCATACAGATGTTGGTATCCACCGCGTTCTGGGCTATGGCCAGACCATAGCATCCTATATCGCTGGCTACCACCGCATCGGGGAAGACCTTCCTTATCGAGAAATAAGCCGGACGGTGAGAGCATCCGGGGCAAAGTCTGGGACGTCTCCTCTCCGGGGAAAGCTCCTCCTCTATTTTATTAAAAACCTCGCGGTCCGAAAGATCCTCCTTGACCCCGAGCGCCCTGAGAAGTACCGACTCCACGACCTCCGGGACCAACTCCCCGGTCTTAGGAACCCAACCGTTCCACCTTCCCATGACGGCGGTCCTGTTCGGGATCTGTCCCTCGACAACCGGTTGAGTCTCCTCCAAAACCAAAACTCGGTCGTGTCTGTCGACAAAATCCTCCACCAGGTTCACAGGCAGAGGTACAGGAGTACCTATCTTCAGTATGGAGACGTCCTTCCGTCCCAGCCGATTGAGTATATCCCTGACAACCGAGTAGGATATGCCGCAGGCTATGACACCCAAATTGGCGGGCTCTTCAGAGGGCACCTCGAAGTTATAGCGATCCATCGCTCCGAATTCGCCACGAATCGCCTCGAAACGAGCGGAATGATCGTCGAGAAAACCGTGTATAACCGCCGGCATGACTATCCTCTTGCCGGCGGGTTTACGGTCGAAAACAGCGTCCCTCTGGGAAACCACGTTTTCTATAATCTCCACGTCCTGCCGACAGTGGTCAACCCTTACCGTGGGTCTGAGCATGGCCATGATCCCGTATCTATCGGCCAGATCGAATGCGTCCGCAACCATGGCCTTCGCCTCCCTTGCGTCGGAAGGGTCAAAACAGGGTATTTTGGCCGCCGAGGCGTAGGATCTGCTGTCCTGATCGTCCTGGGATGCGTGACATCCCGGATCGTCGGACACCACGACCAACAGGCCTCCGTCCAATTTCTGATGGGCCACGCTCATGAAGGGATCTGCTGCCACGTTCAACCCGACCTGTTTCATCACGGCACAGCTTCTCTTTCCGGCATAACAGGCCCCTATGGCCATCTCTAGGGCAACCTTCTCGTTGGCCCCCCATTCCACCTGGGTATTGGTCCCCATTTCGTCGGAATATGCCGCTATGGCAGGCAATATCTCCGACGAAGGAGTTCCGGGGTAGGCCGTGGCGACGGCACACCCCGACTCCACAACCCCTCTGGCTATTGCCTCGTTTCCAAGCAGTATTCTTCTCTCTGACATGAAGTCACTTCCCCCTTCGGCAATTCGTGAGTCAATCTTCTTTCCTGACCTCTCTTATGTAGGAATAAATCGTGTATTTCGTCTTACCGGTCTCCTGAGCCAGGGTCTCGACCGCCCCCTTCAAAAGAAAAAAGCCCCCCTCGTCCAGGTCCTTAACCGCCTCGAGACACTCCTGTTTAGAGCATAGGTGCAGAGGTTTTCCGACCTTTCCTCTGAGCACCCTCAGGTTACGCTCCAGAAGATCCTCGAACTTACCCTGAGGACCATCCACGTCGAACTCGGAATAGGCCGCCGAGGGATCCACCGCTACCAAAAAATCGACCATTCCCTTGACCATCTCCGCCTTGGTCATGTCGTAGTTGACGCACATATATCCCACGATCTCTCCGGTATCATCCTTAAGATAAAAGGTGTTCGAACGTATCCGCTTGCCGTCCTTCGATCGGGTGAGATAGTTGACCACGTAGTCCCGATCCTGTTCCTCGGCGGACTTCAGGACATAGAGGGCGAAATCTCTCAGAGGCGAACCTACGGATCTGCCCGTGACATGGCCGTTCTCTATGGCCACGACCGAGTGATCCGGATCGGAGACGTCGTGCAGAACCACCTCGTAATCGGGGCCCAGAGCCAAGGCGAGCCCCTTTACCATGGGCAGCATGGATCTCAATATCGGATGCAGCTTTTCCACAGAGACTCCCCCTCACACTTTTGACGTCACATCAAAAACGTGACATGTCATCTTTATACAAA carries:
- a CDS encoding 2-oxoacid:acceptor oxidoreductase family protein → MQIVIVGVGGQGILFSSKVLGEIALRRGEKVIGSEVHGMSQRGGSVISHFKSGDHFGPLVQSGDADVLLAFDTDEAIGNVSFLRSGGTLIVNCDDPARFETGTMGEYLRDKDIKVLSVDGYGILREKMGGRFLFLNVMILGALVASDSSGISMEDMASAVMDLSPERFRDDNIKALKLGFKR
- a CDS encoding thiamine pyrophosphate-dependent enzyme: MSERRILLGNEAIARGVVESGCAVATAYPGTPSSEILPAIAAYSDEMGTNTQVEWGANEKVALEMAIGACYAGKRSCAVMKQVGLNVAADPFMSVAHQKLDGGLLVVVSDDPGCHASQDDQDSRSYASAAKIPCFDPSDAREAKAMVADAFDLADRYGIMAMLRPTVRVDHCRQDVEIIENVVSQRDAVFDRKPAGKRIVMPAVIHGFLDDHSARFEAIRGEFGAMDRYNFEVPSEEPANLGVIACGISYSVVRDILNRLGRKDVSILKIGTPVPLPVNLVEDFVDRHDRVLVLEETQPVVEGQIPNRTAVMGRWNGWVPKTGELVPEVVESVLLRALGVKEDLSDREVFNKIEEELSPERRRPRLCPGCSHRPAYFSIRKVFPDAVVASDIGCYGLAIAQNAVDTNICMGGSVTAASGIYLAFKADGKGTDRPIFATLGDSTFFHSGMTGLATAVYNRHAFVLVILDNRITAMTGGQDHPGTGDKMRSGEEGVSVSIEEAVKGCGVKWLSVLDPYDIEKNKKTIEKAWEHASSNGEPAVIVFRHPCITMLKVKPEYRPVKVDPSVCIGCGICIRDFNCPGLVWDQATGKAMVDDRYCVNCGVCVAVCPKGAIVPEGGDR
- a CDS encoding helix-turn-helix transcriptional regulator, encoding MEKLHPILRSMLPMVKGLALALGPDYEVVLHDVSDPDHSVVAIENGHVTGRSVGSPLRDFALYVLKSAEEQDRDYVVNYLTRSKDGKRIRSNTFYLKDDTGEIVGYMCVNYDMTKAEMVKGMVDFLVAVDPSAAYSEFDVDGPQGKFEDLLERNLRVLRGKVGKPLHLCSKQECLEAVKDLDEGGFFLLKGAVETLAQETGKTKYTIYSYIREVRKED